The nucleotide window CCGGTCCTCAAAGGTGTGCGGGTCCACGCAGATCTCTCCCAGATGCACCAGCGTGACATCTTCCAAGCTGGTAAGGGGGGTGAGGATAGTGAGTCCGCCGGCCGGGTGTGTCTGGCGCAGGATGCCCAGGCCGCGGATGAAGCCCGCCCTGTCCTCCAGGGCCAGGAGCTGGTGATAGGTGAAGGGCATGGGCGGGAAGACCGCCAGCCGGCTGGTGTCCACCGTCAGCTCCTGGGAATGGGCGAAGTAGCGCCCGAAAAGATGGGCGCGGTGACTGCGGCGGGCATCGAGGTCGCGATGCTGGACGTATGGGCTGGGTTCCAGGGTGATGACCGGGGCCCGCCGGCTGTATCGGAGCGGCGTCAGCAGGTTCTCCAGCTCGTCCTGGCGCTGTAGGGCGATGACCAGCGCCGGCCGGAGCAGGTTGATCTTGGCCCATTTCAGGTTGAGGCCGCCGGCGGCGCGGTCCACGAAGCCAGTAGTGTCGTAGATGATGGCCTCGGCGCCGGCGCGTTTGGCGGCGCGCACCAGCTTGCTGGCGCCCACCAGCATTTGGAGCATATGTCCGCGCGGGGACACAGAGCCGATGAAAATCCGCCAGACCGCCTCGCAGTGCATCGTCCCATCCTGGTTCAATGCCAGCATCCCCAGGCTCATGGTAGCCGGCGGGCCGATGGTGCTCTGTCCGGGGTCGCCGTCGAGATAGGCGGTGCGGAGGCCGGCGCGCAGGAGCTCCTGGCAGATATAGCGCGCCAGGGTGCTTTTCCCCACGTCCACGCCGCCGATTAGCATGATCAGGCCGCGCCATTGGGAGGCAGGAAGGGAAGCCCAGGAGGGCGGGACTTCGATTGGGGTGGCTGGCAACTGCATGTCGGACTTCCTCGATAATGACGCGGATTCCTATCGGCAAGTAAGGAAATGCCCCTGCCAGGCAGGCGACAGGGGCATATTGGTGCGGTCCATCAGAAAGGCGGCGAGGGCTTAGAAGCGGGCGGTGGAGTAGAAGCCCTCGCTGTACTTGCCGGCGAGCTCCTCGCGCCGCTGGTCCCAAAGACGTTCCAGCTTGCGGGTCAGCTCGTCGATCTTGGCCTTGAACTCGGCATCGCTCATGTCAAGCGCCCCGTTGCTTCGGGCGACGTAGAGCTGATGGCGCTCATTGGCCAACCGGTTGATCTCATCCAGAATCGCTGACATATTGTTAACCCCTGCTCCAAGAGCGGTGAAGATATTACGGCACACATTATATAAGCAGAGAATGGAATCGTCAAATGCTGGATGATGGGGAAGAACAGCCCAGTGATCTGGACAGGCAGTCGGACGGATTTTGTGATATAATAACGGTACCGGTGGTGAACTGACGTGTGTAGGGAGGATAGAATACATGTGGCAGGTGCCGGCGTCCATTGAGGAGTTGAAACGCATCGCCATCGAAATCCGCTGTGACATCATCGAGATGACCTGCGAGGCGGGGGCCGGCCACCCGGGTGGCTCCCTCTCGGCCGCGGACATCGTGACCGCGCTCTATTTCCGCATTATGCGGATTGACCCCCAGCGCCCGGACTGGCCCGACCGCGACCGGTTCATCCTCTCCAAGGGCCATGCCTGCCCGGTCTGGTACGCGGCGCTGGCCGAGCGAGGCTACTTCGATAAGTCCCATCTGCGCACCTTGCGCAAGCTCGACTCCATCCTGCAGGGACACCCCGACATGCGCAAGACGCCCGGCATTGACATGACCGCCGGCTCGTTGGGGCATGGGCTGTCCGCCGGCGTCGGCATGGCCCTGGCCGGCCGGCTCCTCCAGAAAGACTATCATGTCTGGGTCATCGTGGGGGACGGCGAGGTGCAGGAGGGTTCCATCTGGGAGGCGGCCATGGCCGCCGCCAAATGGAAGTTGGATAACCTGACTGCCATCCTGGACCGCAATCATCTGCAGAACGACGACTGTGTGGACACGGAGATGCCGGTCGAGCCTCTGGCGGACAAATGGCGCGCCTTCGGCTGGGAAGTGGTGGAGATGGACGGGCATGACATGGAGCAGATCGTGCGCACGCTGGAATGGGCGCGGGGGTTCCGCGGCCGGCCGGTCATGGTCATCGCCCACACCATCAAGGGCAAGGGTGTCTCATTCATGGAGAACCAGGTAGTCTGGCACGGCAAGGCGCCCTGTCGTGAGGAAGCGGAGCAAGCACTGCGTGAGCTGAGGAGTTGTCTGGTATGAGCAAGGTTGACCCGGGTCGTTATCACCACGTCCTGCCGGAAGTCATCCCACTGCTGGCCTCCGAGGAACTGCTGTTCAGCGCCAGGTCCCAGGCCACACGCTATGCCTATGCGGAGGCGGTCATCGAGCTGGGTGAGCGGGACCCACGCGTGGTGGTGCTGGATGCGGATGTATCCAAATCGGTGGGCACCAGCAAGTTCGCGGAGCGGTTCCCCGAGCGTTCGTTCAACTTCGGGGTTGCGGAGCAGAACATGATGGCGGCGGCCGCCGGCATGGCCACTGCCGGCCTTA belongs to Anaerolineae bacterium and includes:
- a CDS encoding DUF2630 family protein — translated: MSAILDEINRLANERHQLYVARSNGALDMSDAEFKAKIDELTRKLERLWDQRREELAGKYSEGFYSTARF
- a CDS encoding transketolase, which codes for MWQVPASIEELKRIAIEIRCDIIEMTCEAGAGHPGGSLSAADIVTALYFRIMRIDPQRPDWPDRDRFILSKGHACPVWYAALAERGYFDKSHLRTLRKLDSILQGHPDMRKTPGIDMTAGSLGHGLSAGVGMALAGRLLQKDYHVWVIVGDGEVQEGSIWEAAMAAAKWKLDNLTAILDRNHLQNDDCVDTEMPVEPLADKWRAFGWEVVEMDGHDMEQIVRTLEWARGFRGRPVMVIAHTIKGKGVSFMENQVVWHGKAPCREEAEQALRELRSCLV